One genomic region from Elusimicrobium sp. encodes:
- a CDS encoding UDP-N-acetylglucosamine--N-acetylmuramyl-(pentapeptide) pyrophosphoryl-undecaprenol N-acetylglucosamine transferase → MNRRFLIASGGTGGHFYPGFALGKQLRKQGMQVLFIVRKNDPAAQILETHKLRYQEIDFTGLPRSVNPFRHLRFMGKLFKSLHQTRQIIKKFRPEVAIGTGGYISFPLIFVAHFMGIKTAVHDSNARLGLSNKICGKFADLFMLGLPVDKKIKNSVLTSTPIRKEFTYPADRTALLEGLGLDATKKTVLVVGGSQGAKGLNAAVVKAVKKFNSWQFIHITGDRWYGIMREEYSGLKNVAVLPYSHEIYALMKVVDLAVCRSGASTLAELIYCRVPSVLVPFPHATADHQYYNAKILADAGCAKVVREDKDLERNLLGVLSGLVQRRGNGRLAAMHRAYRRLKIPNPITSAKKIADILRKL, encoded by the coding sequence GGTTTTGCCTTGGGAAAACAACTGCGAAAGCAAGGTATGCAGGTGCTTTTTATCGTGCGTAAAAACGACCCTGCCGCTCAAATTTTGGAAACCCATAAATTGCGCTACCAAGAAATTGATTTTACGGGCCTTCCGCGTTCCGTTAATCCGTTCCGCCATTTGCGTTTTATGGGGAAATTGTTTAAGTCTTTGCATCAAACGCGCCAAATTATCAAAAAATTTCGCCCGGAAGTGGCCATCGGTACGGGGGGATATATTTCTTTTCCGCTTATTTTTGTGGCTCATTTTATGGGTATTAAGACGGCCGTGCACGATTCCAATGCCCGTTTGGGACTTTCCAATAAAATCTGCGGGAAATTTGCCGATTTGTTTATGCTGGGGTTACCTGTAGATAAAAAAATTAAAAACTCGGTGCTTACCAGCACGCCGATTCGCAAAGAATTTACCTATCCTGCTGATAGAACGGCTTTGTTGGAAGGATTGGGCTTAGATGCCACCAAAAAGACCGTTTTGGTAGTGGGGGGTAGCCAAGGAGCCAAGGGCCTTAATGCGGCGGTTGTAAAGGCTGTTAAGAAGTTTAATTCCTGGCAATTTATTCATATCACGGGTGATCGGTGGTATGGAATCATGCGGGAAGAATATAGCGGCCTTAAAAATGTAGCGGTGTTGCCCTACAGCCACGAAATTTATGCGCTTATGAAAGTGGTAGATTTGGCCGTTTGCCGTAGCGGAGCCAGCACACTTGCGGAATTGATTTACTGCCGTGTTCCCTCGGTATTGGTTCCTTTTCCGCACGCAACGGCCGACCACCAATACTACAATGCCAAAATTTTGGCCGATGCCGGTTGTGCCAAAGTGGTACGCGAAGATAAAGATTTGGAAAGAAACCTCCTGGGGGTTCTTTCCGGCCTGGTTCAACGCCGTGGAAACGGACGCTTGGCGGCCATGCACCGTGCTTATCGCAGGCTTAAGATTCCCAACCCGATTACTTCTGCTAAGAAAATTGCGGATATTTTGCGTAAGTTATAA
- a CDS encoding DUF2931 family protein — protein MNKFLNLTLAFSILASSYGCVGKQPQPGETAPSFPYATPEIKQQIAKNIYNTNTPIPEDFFETASYFVMFQTLMDKGPEVFGNNIEQQTFWYYLFRLRFRIMEEIGPHQIDDMRLGAAYTEMMQSPFLSFIEQNPEKGLTIFADVIRYEETFPFNPQKGVEEARQKIKNTTKEEYLAQTGLAEISDEDLAQQKEMSLQWIEDVPDTFAPTRQAFLEAYKQELNRLKSGKSSEEFIQEKKEERGIAEYTVHFQAPKLYPAEIFFAEFQLSPTDEEMRYSYPKIYIQNGGNLNSIRLENEKPLPHKIDLIWYSIIENKSYLLQAFLPFEEIKEKIMNSDAEWDAILFTLAPYGLVELFAFNQANGNKKLLAFFQAKEKDLSLQDFRLAGAEYENPSSPAEDWAEYQQNALKAHPQAAQHFEQNGLPKKDENFWEEK, from the coding sequence ATGAATAAATTTCTAAATCTCACCCTTGCGTTTTCCATTTTAGCTTCTTCCTACGGTTGCGTAGGAAAACAACCCCAACCCGGGGAAACGGCCCCTTCTTTTCCGTATGCCACGCCCGAAATAAAACAACAAATTGCTAAAAATATCTACAATACAAATACCCCTATCCCCGAAGATTTTTTTGAAACGGCCTCTTATTTCGTCATGTTTCAAACCCTTATGGATAAAGGCCCCGAAGTCTTTGGAAACAATATAGAGCAACAAACCTTTTGGTATTATTTATTCCGTCTGCGCTTTCGCATCATGGAAGAAATCGGCCCGCATCAAATAGATGATATGCGCTTGGGAGCAGCCTATACCGAAATGATGCAATCTCCTTTCCTCTCTTTTATTGAACAAAACCCGGAGAAAGGCTTAACCATTTTTGCAGATGTTATCCGCTACGAGGAAACCTTCCCCTTCAATCCTCAAAAAGGAGTGGAAGAAGCCCGCCAAAAAATAAAAAACACAACCAAAGAAGAATATTTGGCGCAAACGGGACTTGCGGAAATTTCCGATGAAGATTTAGCCCAACAAAAAGAAATGTCGTTACAATGGATAGAAGATGTGCCGGACACCTTTGCCCCGACTCGCCAAGCCTTTTTGGAAGCATATAAACAAGAATTAAACAGATTGAAAAGCGGCAAATCGAGCGAAGAATTTATACAAGAAAAAAAAGAAGAAAGAGGCATCGCGGAATATACCGTTCATTTTCAAGCACCGAAACTTTACCCGGCAGAAATCTTTTTTGCCGAGTTTCAACTTTCCCCCACCGATGAGGAGATGCGCTACTCTTACCCGAAAATTTATATTCAAAACGGAGGGAACCTAAACAGTATCCGTTTGGAAAACGAAAAACCGCTCCCTCATAAAATAGATTTAATTTGGTATTCCATTATCGAAAACAAATCTTACTTGTTACAGGCATTTCTTCCTTTTGAAGAAATAAAAGAAAAAATTATGAATTCAGACGCAGAGTGGGACGCTATCCTCTTTACTTTGGCCCCTTACGGGCTGGTGGAACTTTTCGCTTTCAACCAAGCCAACGGAAATAAAAAATTATTAGCCTTTTTCCAAGCGAAAGAAAAAGATTTGTCCCTGCAAGATTTTCGATTGGCAGGAGCCGAATACGAAAACCCGTCTTCGCCTGCCGAAGATTGGGCCGAATATCAACAAAACGCTTTGAAGGCTCACCCTCAAGCGGCTCAACATTTCGAGCAAAACGGGCTACCGAAAAAAGATGAAAACTTTTGGGAAGAAAAATAA
- the mltG gene encoding endolytic transglycosylase MltG, protein MKRFLLFITLFLLMLGLGAWATKVYFFSKGPLTVVKIEPGQSGNSVAKMLKKKGVIRSEVLFKIILKLTSSARDLKAGRFDLRKNTSAFEVINCIKSGRCTHYEKVTFLEGWRSEEIAEELGARGITNPHEFLDIVRKEQLEGYLFPSTYLFSENMPPRKVINEMLGQYKRKIAPLFKKYPTDLTEKQVLTVASIVEREAVVHDERPKIAAVYLNRFRIGKRLEADPTVQYALGFNLKENRYWKKGLTYKDLKVKSPYNTYRNAGLPPGPICNPSYESVLGVLQPEPNFENLYFVAESGGRHVFSKTFNEHRKNIRRIRGKK, encoded by the coding sequence ATGAAAAGATTCCTCTTGTTTATAACCTTATTTCTATTGATGCTGGGCCTGGGAGCCTGGGCAACTAAGGTTTATTTTTTCAGCAAGGGGCCTCTTACCGTCGTAAAAATCGAACCGGGACAAAGCGGTAACTCCGTAGCCAAAATGCTTAAAAAGAAAGGAGTGATCCGCAGTGAAGTATTATTCAAAATAATTCTTAAACTCACCTCTTCCGCACGCGATTTGAAAGCAGGGCGTTTTGATTTGCGCAAAAATACTTCGGCCTTCGAAGTAATTAACTGCATTAAATCGGGCCGCTGTACCCACTACGAGAAAGTAACCTTTTTGGAAGGTTGGAGAAGCGAAGAAATTGCCGAAGAATTGGGCGCGCGCGGCATTACAAACCCGCACGAGTTTTTGGATATCGTCCGCAAAGAACAACTGGAAGGATATTTGTTCCCCTCCACTTATCTCTTCTCCGAAAATATGCCTCCGCGCAAAGTGATAAACGAAATGCTGGGCCAATATAAACGAAAAATCGCACCGCTTTTTAAGAAATATCCCACCGACCTTACGGAAAAACAAGTGCTGACCGTGGCCTCCATCGTAGAACGCGAAGCCGTCGTGCATGACGAACGGCCTAAAATTGCCGCCGTGTACTTAAACCGTTTTCGCATCGGCAAACGCTTAGAGGCAGATCCTACCGTCCAATATGCATTGGGATTCAACCTGAAGGAAAACCGTTACTGGAAAAAAGGACTTACTTACAAAGACCTAAAGGTAAAATCGCCCTACAACACTTATCGCAATGCGGGGCTTCCGCCGGGGCCGATTTGCAACCCCAGTTACGAAAGCGTTTTGGGCGTTTTGCAACCGGAACCCAATTTCGAAAATTTATACTTTGTGGCCGAATCGGGCGGACGCCATGTCTTTTCCAAAACCTTTAACGAACACCGCAAAAATATTCGCCGAATCCGCGGGAAAAAATAA
- a CDS encoding tyrosine--tRNA ligase has protein sequence MTIEEQISFLTRGCVDIVSKADLTKKLESGKKLKVKLGCDPTSADLHLGHSVALSLLRRFQDLGHTAVLVIGDFTAAVGDPSGRDSTRPVLGREQILENAKTYTEQAFKVLDPAKTEIRFNSEWLDPFVSGKELLQTLQKVTVAQVLERDDFKKRMAAGSPISMLEVLYSLFQGQDSVALEADIELGGTDQIFNLLVGRQLQKNHAQEPQVAITVPLLVGLDGVKKMSKSYGNYVGLNDEPGDMFGKLMSIPDELMPMYYELLTSENMDEIKSMHPMAAKKKLAGLLVTRFHGEEAAQAALTNFEKVFSKKELPTDIPEFKPEEGATLSAVLFAAGAAQSKNKARGLIEQGAVRLKGEKVTQDGPLTFENGDVLQAGKRHFFKLVK, from the coding sequence ATGACGATTGAAGAACAAATTTCCTTTTTAACGCGCGGTTGCGTAGATATTGTATCCAAAGCCGATTTAACCAAAAAATTAGAAAGCGGTAAAAAATTAAAAGTAAAACTCGGGTGCGACCCGACCAGTGCCGATTTGCACTTAGGCCACAGCGTGGCGCTTTCCCTGTTACGCCGCTTTCAAGATTTAGGCCACACGGCCGTACTCGTCATCGGCGATTTTACCGCCGCAGTGGGTGATCCTTCCGGGCGCGATTCCACCCGCCCTGTTTTAGGACGAGAACAAATTTTAGAAAACGCCAAAACCTATACGGAACAAGCCTTCAAGGTTTTAGATCCTGCCAAAACCGAAATTCGCTTTAACAGCGAGTGGTTGGATCCGTTTGTCAGCGGGAAGGAATTGTTGCAAACGTTACAAAAAGTAACGGTGGCGCAAGTATTGGAACGCGACGATTTCAAAAAACGCATGGCCGCCGGGAGCCCTATTAGCATGCTTGAAGTACTTTACAGTTTATTCCAAGGCCAAGATTCCGTGGCCTTAGAGGCCGATATCGAATTGGGCGGAACAGACCAAATTTTCAACTTACTCGTCGGCCGCCAACTACAAAAGAACCACGCGCAAGAACCGCAAGTGGCCATTACCGTACCGCTTTTAGTGGGCTTGGACGGAGTGAAAAAAATGTCCAAATCTTATGGCAACTATGTGGGTCTTAACGACGAACCGGGCGATATGTTCGGTAAACTCATGTCTATTCCCGACGAACTGATGCCCATGTACTACGAACTTTTGACCAGCGAAAATATGGACGAAATTAAATCTATGCACCCCATGGCCGCCAAAAAGAAATTGGCCGGGTTGTTGGTAACCCGCTTCCATGGCGAAGAAGCCGCCCAAGCCGCGCTTACAAATTTCGAAAAAGTATTTTCTAAAAAAGAACTCCCCACCGATATCCCCGAATTCAAACCCGAAGAAGGGGCCACTTTATCGGCTGTTCTGTTTGCCGCCGGGGCCGCCCAAAGTAAAAACAAAGCCCGCGGGCTAATCGAGCAAGGGGCTGTGCGCTTAAAAGGCGAAAAGGTAACGCAAGACGGCCCGTTAACCTTTGAAAACGGTGATGTGTTACAAGCCGGGAAACGCCATTTCTTCAAACTGGTAAAATAA
- a CDS encoding DUF805 domain-containing protein, whose amino-acid sequence MFTLQGRMGRMAYFITTCACGVMLALSSFIFLQVAPPAVFLSPEMSLNVLGAIVGIIAFAWLWSATVRRLHDINLSGMWSLLVYLVPALLFVLWFWPGTLAFNRFDLY is encoded by the coding sequence ATGTTTACATTACAAGGACGCATGGGCCGTATGGCCTATTTTATAACTACATGTGCTTGCGGGGTAATGCTTGCTTTGAGCAGTTTTATTTTCCTGCAAGTAGCACCGCCGGCGGTCTTTTTATCGCCGGAAATGTCGCTTAATGTACTGGGGGCGATTGTGGGAATTATCGCCTTTGCGTGGTTGTGGTCTGCCACGGTGAGGAGGTTACATGATATCAACCTGTCGGGGATGTGGTCATTACTGGTATATTTAGTACCGGCACTGCTGTTCGTGTTATGGTTTTGGCCCGGCACTTTAGCTTTTAATCGTTTCGATTTATACTGA